Proteins encoded together in one Drosophila albomicans strain 15112-1751.03 chromosome 2R, ASM965048v2, whole genome shotgun sequence window:
- the LOC127566050 gene encoding acyl-coenzyme A thioesterase 9, mitochondrial isoform X1 has translation MQRMRCLISLRRQLPLLASRLLPSSGVRCYETGEYLKTQSDHYSGTMAEVGAKIRERTGVERGYHVVPKSRKHLLEHHPKKEQLPARSMQDSYTHAILPLSVDEMARERYINHLGRVRMGRLMEELDMFAVWLCHRHINIPDLPKDVPLPYTFVTLLVDRIDFSDIENIQVNKDIEVSGFISWVGNTSMEATIYTRQLLNDKYLNVTKAVFLMVARNAINSASAPVNPLKPADAVEQKCWEESDERQRKRKATESQGVLVWPPQQHEQAIMYNLLQRTTPKDSFDLNRRALPPKCNWMEDSQRSTMMNPFPENRNAHNTIFGGFLMRQAIEISFITASIYMRGRPILMCLSDISFLQPVKVTAFLQMTAYVVYTDQSYIQVMTVAKNWQAESGEPTTTNVFYVTYKADKIVDEVLPRTYREMLWYIHGRRKLMAALNLRPDYPMPEEKEKQSNTTMTAK, from the exons ATGCAGCGGATGCGATGCCTAATTAGTTTACGGCGGCAACTGCCGCTTTTGGCCAG TAGGCTGTTGCCGAGCTCTGGAGTGAGATGTTATGAAACTGGAGAGTACCTCAAAACGCAGTCGGATCATTATTCGGGCACAATGGCAGAAG TTGGAGCCAAGATACGGGAGAGAACGGGCGTGGAGAGGGGTTATCATGTGGTGCCCAAGTCACGGAAACATTTGCTGGAGCATCATCCCAAAAAGGAGCAATTGCCGGCACGCAGCATGCAGGATTCCTACACGCACGCCATATTGCCGCTCAGCGTGGATGAAATGGCCAGAGAAAGATACATCAATCACTTGGGACGCGTGCGCATGGGACGCCTCATGGAGGAACTGGACATGTTTGCAG TTTGGCTTTGTCATCGTCACATCAATATTCCGGATCTGCCCAAGGATGTGCCATTACCGTACACTTTTGTCACGCTCCTCGTCGATCGCATCGACTTCTCCGACATTGAAAATATCCAAGTGAACAAGGATATCGAAGTAAGCGGCTTTATATCGTGGGTGGGCAATACCTCCATGGAGGCAACGATCTATACCCGACAGCTATTGAATGACAAGTATTTGAATGTGACCAAGGCGGTGTTTTTGATGGTGGCACGCAATGCCATCAATTCAGCATCAGCGCCCGTTAATCCTCTCAAGCCAGCCGATGCCGTGGAGCAAAAGTGCTGGGAGGAGTCCGATGAGCGGCAAAGAAAACGCAAAGCCACCGAATCCCAAGGCGTGCTGGTGTGGCCACCACAACAACACGAGCAGGCCATCATGTATAATCTACTGCAGCGTACGACGCCCAAGGATAGCTTTGATTTGAATCGACGTGCTCTGCCACCAAAATGCAATTGGATGGAGGACAGCCAGCGATCTACTATGATGAATCCGTTTCCAGAGAATCGCAATGCACACAACACCATCTTTGGCGGTTTCCTAATGCGTCAGGCCATCGAGATTAGCTTCATCACGGCCAGCATCTATATGCGGGGTCGCCCCATCTTGATGTGCTTGTCGGACATTAGTTTCTTGCAACCGGTGAAGGTGACAGCGTTTCTGCAGATGACCGCCTATGTGGTGTACACCGATCAGAGCTATATACAGGTGATGACCGTGGCTAAGAATTGGCAGGCGGAGAGTGGCGAACCCACGACCACAAATGTCTTCTATGTCACCTATAAGGCGGACAAGATTGTTGATGAAGTATTGCCACGCACATATCGTGAGatgctttggtatattcacGGCAGACGCAAACTGATGGCTGCACTGAATCTGCGACCCGATTACCCCATGCCCGAAGAAAAGGAGAAGCAATCAAATACAACGATGActgcgaaataa
- the LOC127566050 gene encoding acyl-coenzyme A thioesterase 9, mitochondrial isoform X2 codes for MQRMRCLISLRRQLPLLARLLPSSGVRCYETGEYLKTQSDHYSGTMAEVGAKIRERTGVERGYHVVPKSRKHLLEHHPKKEQLPARSMQDSYTHAILPLSVDEMARERYINHLGRVRMGRLMEELDMFAVWLCHRHINIPDLPKDVPLPYTFVTLLVDRIDFSDIENIQVNKDIEVSGFISWVGNTSMEATIYTRQLLNDKYLNVTKAVFLMVARNAINSASAPVNPLKPADAVEQKCWEESDERQRKRKATESQGVLVWPPQQHEQAIMYNLLQRTTPKDSFDLNRRALPPKCNWMEDSQRSTMMNPFPENRNAHNTIFGGFLMRQAIEISFITASIYMRGRPILMCLSDISFLQPVKVTAFLQMTAYVVYTDQSYIQVMTVAKNWQAESGEPTTTNVFYVTYKADKIVDEVLPRTYREMLWYIHGRRKLMAALNLRPDYPMPEEKEKQSNTTMTAK; via the exons ATGCAGCGGATGCGATGCCTAATTAGTTTACGGCGGCAACTGCCGCTTTTGGCCAG GCTGTTGCCGAGCTCTGGAGTGAGATGTTATGAAACTGGAGAGTACCTCAAAACGCAGTCGGATCATTATTCGGGCACAATGGCAGAAG TTGGAGCCAAGATACGGGAGAGAACGGGCGTGGAGAGGGGTTATCATGTGGTGCCCAAGTCACGGAAACATTTGCTGGAGCATCATCCCAAAAAGGAGCAATTGCCGGCACGCAGCATGCAGGATTCCTACACGCACGCCATATTGCCGCTCAGCGTGGATGAAATGGCCAGAGAAAGATACATCAATCACTTGGGACGCGTGCGCATGGGACGCCTCATGGAGGAACTGGACATGTTTGCAG TTTGGCTTTGTCATCGTCACATCAATATTCCGGATCTGCCCAAGGATGTGCCATTACCGTACACTTTTGTCACGCTCCTCGTCGATCGCATCGACTTCTCCGACATTGAAAATATCCAAGTGAACAAGGATATCGAAGTAAGCGGCTTTATATCGTGGGTGGGCAATACCTCCATGGAGGCAACGATCTATACCCGACAGCTATTGAATGACAAGTATTTGAATGTGACCAAGGCGGTGTTTTTGATGGTGGCACGCAATGCCATCAATTCAGCATCAGCGCCCGTTAATCCTCTCAAGCCAGCCGATGCCGTGGAGCAAAAGTGCTGGGAGGAGTCCGATGAGCGGCAAAGAAAACGCAAAGCCACCGAATCCCAAGGCGTGCTGGTGTGGCCACCACAACAACACGAGCAGGCCATCATGTATAATCTACTGCAGCGTACGACGCCCAAGGATAGCTTTGATTTGAATCGACGTGCTCTGCCACCAAAATGCAATTGGATGGAGGACAGCCAGCGATCTACTATGATGAATCCGTTTCCAGAGAATCGCAATGCACACAACACCATCTTTGGCGGTTTCCTAATGCGTCAGGCCATCGAGATTAGCTTCATCACGGCCAGCATCTATATGCGGGGTCGCCCCATCTTGATGTGCTTGTCGGACATTAGTTTCTTGCAACCGGTGAAGGTGACAGCGTTTCTGCAGATGACCGCCTATGTGGTGTACACCGATCAGAGCTATATACAGGTGATGACCGTGGCTAAGAATTGGCAGGCGGAGAGTGGCGAACCCACGACCACAAATGTCTTCTATGTCACCTATAAGGCGGACAAGATTGTTGATGAAGTATTGCCACGCACATATCGTGAGatgctttggtatattcacGGCAGACGCAAACTGATGGCTGCACTGAATCTGCGACCCGATTACCCCATGCCCGAAGAAAAGGAGAAGCAATCAAATACAACGATGActgcgaaataa
- the LOC127566051 gene encoding 60S ribosomal protein L6 produces the protein MAPVEKAKKVAKSAKKGKKHPLNSYLKGGVLRYSKAQMYKRRALYRLKDKKSPVVQKEKVPIKKVKKIGGPKNGGERTVYLRKPKANYPTKTFVKKRPSKANFSEHKRTTRRNLKPGTVLILLAGRHQGKRVVLLKTLSSGLLLVTGPFALNSCPLRRVSQRYVIGTSSRVDLGAFQVPEHLNDAYFRRLKAKKEKKSGEADIFAAKKERFVPNEQRKKDQKEVDSALLKAIKAHPEGKFFKKYLQNMFALHSSQYPHRLRF, from the exons ATGGCACCCGTCGAAAAAGCTAAAAAGGTCGCCAAATCGGCCAAAAAGGGCAAGAAGCACCCCCTCAATTCGTACCTGAAGGGCGGTGTCTTGCGTTACTCCAAAGCCCAG ATGTACAAGCGCCGCGCGCTGTACCGCCTTAAGGACAAGAAGTCACCAGTTGTGCAGAAGGAGAAGGTGCCAATCAAGAAGGTGAAGAAGATCGGTGGCCCCAAGAACGGTGGTGAGCGTACCGTCTATCTGCGCAAACCTAAGGCCAACTATCCAACCAAGACCTTCGTGAAGAAGCGCCCATCCAAGGCCAACTTCAGCGAGCACAAGCGCACCACGCGCCGCAACCTGAAGCCCGGCACTGTCCTCATTCTGTTGGCTGGTCGTCATCAGGGCAAGCGCGTTGTGCTGCTGAAGACTCTGAGCTCTGGCCTGCTGCTGGTCACTGGTCCATTCGCCTTGAACTCGTGCCCACTGCGTCGCGTGTCGCAGCGTTACGTTATCGGCACATCGTCGCGTGTGGATTTGGGTGCATTCCAGGTGCCCGAGCATCTGAATGATGCCTACTTCCGTCGCCTGAAGGccaagaaggagaagaagtcTGGTGAGGCCGACATCTTTGCTGCCAAGAAGGAGCGTTTTGTGCCCAACGAGCAGCGCAAGAAGGACCAGAAGGAAGTCGACAGCGCTCTGCTGAAGGCAATCAAGGCACATCCCGAGGGCAAGTTCTTCAAGAAGTACTTGCAGAACATGTTTGCGCTGCACTCTTCCCAATACCCACACCGTCTGCGCTTCTAA
- the LOC127566052 gene encoding cyclin G, giving the protein MSVPVRYSAAAEYAVVDSGLDNTLTQEEQYHRQQQQQQLQHQQQQYEQQQYQQQQYEQEQQEILLYCQLQEQLEQLMQQRSSMSSSSGMPGLELPININNNNIINSNIAASNSNINNNNMDAVSINAILVDDEQPSTSAQAAAAAATAMLVGGNNKSGIDNNAEMPTDWMRIANEGRYGTPGAAGLEYQKYEQQQQQQQQSLEAEAGPAAAAAAEPTTALKKLEDQLHALTSDELYETLKEYDALQDKYHTVLLLPKESRREVTAGGRDGSAYVLRCLKMWYELPSDVLFSAMSLVDRFLDRMAVKPKHMACMSVASFHLAIKQLDLKPIPADDLVTISQCGCTAGDLERMAGVIANKLGVQMGHAPITSVSYLRIYYALFRNLAKEIGGDFFKFYQQLIKLEELENRLEILLCDVKTTVITPATLALVLICLHLDFHIKESYTRGSPELKHVFEYILFLQQYMRIPDRVFTCGFSIVSGILSHYNGQNKAPYKQRLVWKLSSRTLRVLRPTNRFSSDLPTIEEGISNALDDGLRSRTESISSEEEEDWPTSPIIPIFEQC; this is encoded by the exons ATGTCTGTCCCTGTACGCTACTCTGCTGCCGCCGAATACGCCGTCGTTGATAGTGGTTTGGATAATACTCTAACCCAAGAAGAGCAATaccacagacaacaacagcaacagcagctccagcaccagcaacagcaatacgaacagcagcaataccagcaacaacaatacgaacaggagcagcaggagATTCTATTGTATTGCCAATTGCAAGAGCAGCTGGAG cagttgatgCAGCAGAGGTCAtcgatgtcgtcgtcgtcgggaATGCCAGGACTTGAATTGcccatcaacatcaacaacaacaacatcatcaataGCAACATCgccgccagcaacagcaacattaacaacaacaatatggaTGCAGTTAGCATTAATGCTATCCTGGTCGATGATGAGCAGCCCTCAACATCGGCACAggctgcagcagcggcggcgacAGCAATGTTGGttggtggcaacaacaaatcggGCATTGACAACAACGCAGAGATGCCAACTGATTGGATGAGGATTGCGAACGAGGGCCGGTATGGGACACCGGGTGCTGCTGGCTTGGAATATCAAAAgtacgaacaacaacaacagcagcaacagcaatcactGGAAGCCGAAGCTggtccagcagcagcagcagcagctgagccAACAACAGCACTGAAGAAACTTGAGGATCAATTGCATGCACTCACCTCCGATGAATTGTATGAGACCCTGAAGGAGTACGACGCACTGCAGGACAAATATCATACCGTGCTGCTACTACCCAAAGAGTCGAGG CGTGAGGTGACTGCAGGAGGTCGCGATGGATCGGCGTATGTGCTGCGTTGCCTGAAGATGTGGTACGAGCTGCCGTCTGATGTGCTTTTCTCAGCCATGAGCCTGGTTGATCGTTTCCTCGATCGCATGGCCGTCAAGCCCAAGCATATGGCCTGCATGAGCGTTGCCTCCTTCCATTTGGCCATCAAGCAGCTGGACTTGAAGCCCATTCCTGCCGACGATCTGGTTACAATATCTCAG TGTGGTTGTACCGCTGGCGATCTGGAGCGAATGGCCGGCGTGATTGCCAACAAGCTGGGTGTACAGATGGGACATGCACCCATCACTTCAGTGAGCTACCTGCGCATCTATTACGCACTCTTCCGCAATCTGGCGAAGGAGATTGGCGGTGATTTCTTCAAGTTCTATCAGCAGCTGATCAAGCTCGAAGAGCTAGAGAATCGCCTGGAGATCTTGTTGTGCGATGTCAAGACAACGGTGATTACGCCCGCCACACTGGCGTTAGTTCTCATCTGTCTGCATCTCGATTTCCACATCAAGGAGTCCTACACCCGCGGCAGCCCTGAGCTCAAGCATGTCTTTGAGTACATACTCTTCCTGCAGCAATACATGAGG ATTCCCGATCGCGTTTTCACCTGCGGTTTTAGCATTGTCTCGGGCATTCTGTCCCATTACAACGGTCAGAATAAGGCGCCCTACAAGCAGCGGCTTGTCTGGAAACTTTCCAGTCGCACGCTGCGCGTCCTGCGCCCGACCAATCGCTTCTCATCGGATTTGCCCACCATCGAGGAAGGCATTTCGAATGCTCTAGATGACGGCCTGCGTTCAAG AACCGAGAGTATTAGCtctgaggaggaggaggattgGCCAACTTCACCCATTATTCCAATTTTCGAACAATGTTAG
- the LOC127566049 gene encoding LOW QUALITY PROTEIN: negative elongation factor B-like (The sequence of the model RefSeq protein was modified relative to this genomic sequence to represent the inferred CDS: deleted 1 base in 1 codon), whose protein sequence is MSAPAKNNGTGLEDVNIPGQAFLREALTSCTDPLKAIESFQLENGVLLPSLRPMLPLLDLHGVRRLDFHTSLMEELRDKLIAHINELNQKDPREREKKLKELLVKSFPVVRVKYLRPVVMAILRNTQHIDDKYLRILVRDRELYADTDTEVKRQIWRDNQSLFGDEVSPLLSQYIREKEHILFDHTNLNNLFFQPTPKVRRHGEVVQKLANMIGNSVKLYDMVLQFLRTLFLRTRNVHYCTLRAELLMALHDLEVQEIISIDPCHKFTWCLDACIREKNVDIKRSRELQGFLDNIKRGQEQVLGDLSMTLCDPYAINFLATSAIKILHHLINNEGMPRENQVLILLLRMLALGLSAWVMIDSQDFKEPKLDGQVVTKFLPALMSLMVDDQCRSLHGKLPPDERESALTTIEHSGPAPDAVQAYIQESAVASILAMYYTLHSARAKDRVGVLRVLAILSACKDDRAYEDPFLHSLIALLIPMSDEFATEDFCTTLFDEFIFAGLTRENVTSRHMLKLLWYVHNKLPVGRLGTLMKAMQPTTAHNEHIHKLYETLQERIGTATTGGETPVVELPPEEFDSPLKSVPTPGPHYSAQ, encoded by the exons ATGAGCGCGCCTGCTAAGAACAACGGCACCGGCTTGGAGGACGTTAATATACCCGGTCAGGCGTTTCTGAGAGAAGCTCTCACCTCATGCACGGATCCCTTGAAAGCAATTGAGAGTTTTCAATTGGAAAATGGAGTTTTATTGCCTTCGCTACGCCCAATGCTGCCTCTGCTCGATCTGCACGGCGTGCGCCGCCTGGACTTTCACACATCACTTATGGAGGAGCTACGCGACAAGCTGATTGCCCACATTAACGAACTGAACCAAAAAGATCCGCGTGAGCGCGAAAAAAAGCTAAAGGAGCTGCTTGTCAAGAGTTTTCCGGTGGTGCGTGTGAAATATCTGCGTCCTGTGGTCATGGCCATACTACGCAACACTCAGCACATCGATGACAAGTATCTGCGCATCTTGGTGCGAGATCGTGAACTATACGCGGACACGGACACTGAAGTGAAGCGACAGATTTGGCGTGATAATCAATCGCTATTCGGAGACGAGGTGTCGCCGCTGCTCTCCCAATACATACGTGAAAAGGAGCATATTCTCTTCGATCACACGAATCTCAATAATCTG TTCTTCCAGCCCACACCAAAAGTGCGACGCCATGGCGAAGTTGTGCAGAAGTTGGCCAATATGATTGGCAACAGCGTCAAGCTGTACGACATGGTGCTTCAATTTTTGCGCACCCTCTTCCTGCGCACCCGCAACGTTCACTATTGCACGCTTCGAGCTGAGTTGTTGATGGCACTACACGATCTGGAGGTGCAGGAGATCATCTCGATTGATCCATGTCACAAGTTCACCTGGTGTCTTGATGCCTGCATCCGCGAGAAGAATGTGGATATTAAACGTTCGCGTGAACTCCAGGGATTCCTTGACAATATCAAGCGTGGACAGGAGCAAGTCTTGGGTGACCTTTCAATGACACTTTGTGATCCGTATGCCATAAATTTCTTGGCCACGTCCGCCATCAAGATACTGCACCATCTGATCAACAACGAGGGTATGCCGCGCGAGAATCAAGTCCTTATACTGCTGCTGCGGATGCTTGCTTTAGGATTGAGTGCCTGGGTCATGATTGATTCCCAAGACTTCAAGGAGCCCAAGCTTGATGGCCAGGTAGTGACCAAGTTTCTACCGGCGTTGATGTCGCTCATGGTGGATGATCAATGTCGTAGTCTGCATGGCAAGCTGCCGCCGGATGAGCGTGAGTCGGCGCTGACCACCATTGAGCATTCGGGTCCAGCTCCCGATGCTGTCCAGGCTTACATCCAGGAGAGTGCAGTGGCCAGCATTCTGGCCATGTATTATACTTTGCATTCGGCGCGTGCCAAGGATCGTGTTGGTGTACTGCGTGTCTTGGCCATTTTGTCAGCCTGCAAAGATGATCGTGCCTATGAGGATCCTTTTTTGCATTCGCTGATAGCGCTGTTGATTCCTATGAGTGATGAGTTTGCCACTGAAGATTTCTGCACCACGCTGTTCGATGAGTTCATATTCGCTGGCTTGACACGCGAGAATGTGACCTCGCGACATATGCTAAAGTTGCTGTGGTACGTCCACAACAAGTTGCCTGTGGGACGCCTTGGAACATTGATGAAGGCGATGCAACCGACGACAGCTCACAACGAACACATCCACAAACTGTATGAAACGCTACAGGAGCGCATTGGCACAGCGACAACGGGAGGAGAAACGCCTGTAGTGGAGCTGCCGCCCGAAGAATTTGATTCGCCCTTAAAGAGCGTTCCAACACCAGGACCACACTATAGTGCCcaataa